A genome region from Trichosurus vulpecula isolate mTriVul1 chromosome 5, mTriVul1.pri, whole genome shotgun sequence includes the following:
- the LOC118851008 gene encoding trypsin-like, giving the protein MVSHTVLVDKMKRSSIVKTLRGNQSWLNDQSSQKINLLLQSDQTLASLERNYDDTTIPYMAYLKSSSPFCMGTLILSQWVITAAHCNIPSEIRLGVLQPNVKEKRQQIRNCSVSIKHPDFNLKNLDNNLMLIKLNKPAHLNKHVGTVALALAPSETKRCFIPGWIWTQLNNSSDPDILSWVTHDILPDEECAKMLPEKMSANKMCVGFYDDFISPCQEISAVPAICDGRIHGILTMSYGCVLQGSGGLFTKVHKYREWIQNVTSSF; this is encoded by the exons ATGGTTTCTCATACTGTCCTTGTAGACAAGATGAAGAGAAGCAGTATCGTCAAGACTCTTAGAGGAAATCAGAGCTGGCTCAATGACCAATCATCCCAAAAG ATCAATCTCTTGCTTCAAT CTGATCAGACCTTGGCTTCCCTGGAAAGGAATTATGATGATACTACAATCCCCTATATGGCCTACCTGAAATCCAGTTCCCCATTCTGCATGGGGACTCTGATTCTCTCCCAGTGGGTGATAACAGCAGCTCACTGCAACATACC ATCTGAGATCAGGCTGGGAGTTCTTCAACCCAATGTAAAGGAAAAGAGACAGCAGATCCGGAATTGCTCAGTTAGCATCAAACACCCTGACTTCAACCTCAAAAACCTGGACAACAACCTCATGCTGATTAAATTAAATAAGCCTGCCCATCTCAACAAACATGTGGGCACTGTGGCCCTGGCTCTTGCTCCTTCTGAAACTAAAAGATGTTTCATCCCTGGATGGatctggacacaactgaataatt CAAGTGACCCCGATATCCTGAGCTGGGTGACCCATGACATTCTCCCTGATGAGGAATGTGCCAAAATGCTTCCAGAAAAAATGTCAGCAAATAAAATGTGTGTTGGATTCTACGATGATTTCATAAGTCCATGCCAG GAAATCTCAGCTGTTCCAGCCATATGTGATGGACGGATCCATGGGATTTTGACCATGTCATATGGGTGTGTTCTTCAGGGAAGTGGTGGGCTCTTTACCAAAGTTCACAAATACAGGGAATGGATCCAAAATGTCACTTCTTCCTTTTAA
- the LOC118850557 gene encoding cationic trypsin-3-like isoform X1, with product MKAIIFLALLGDAVAYPTGDDNDKIVGGYTCAAYSLPYQVSLNSGYHFCGGSLINSEWVISAAHCHKSRIQVRLGKHNIEVEEGNEQFIDAAKAIRHPKYNSLTFNNDIMLIKLKTPATINSRVSAISLPESCAATGTSCLISGWGNTASSGADYSELLQCLEAPVLSDSSCHSAYPGRITSNMICVGYLEGGKDSCQGDSGSPVVCNGELQGIVSWGYGCAQKGKPGVYTKVCNYVDWIEETIASN from the exons ATGAAGGCCATCATCTTCCTTGCCCTCCTGGGGGATGCTG TTGCTTACCCCACTGGTGATGATAATGACAAGATTGTTGGAGGCTACACGTGTGCTGCTTACTCCCTCCCCTACCAGGTGTCTCTGAACTCTGGCTACCATTTCTGTGGTGGTTCTCTCATCAATTCAGAGTGGGTGATCTCAGCTGCTCATTGCCACAA GAG CCGAATCCAGGTGCGACTGGGAAAGCACAATATTGAAGTTGAAGAAGGCAATGAGCAGTTCATTGATGCAGCTAAAGCAATCCGCCATCCTAAATACAATTCTCTCACGTTCAACAATGACATCATGCTGATTAAACTGAAAACACCTGCCACCATCAACTCTCGAGTGTCTGCCATCTCCCTGCCCGAATCCTGTGCTGCTACTGGCACTTCATGTCTCATCTCTGGCTGGGGCAACACTGCAAGTTCTGGTG CCGACTACTCAGAGCTGCTTCAGTGTCTGGAGGCCCCCGTGCTTTCTGACAGCTCCTGCCACAGTGCCTACCCTGGACGGATCACCAGCAACATGATCTGTGTAGGCTATCTGGAGGGTGGAAAGGATTCCTGCCAG GGTGACTCTGGTAGCCCTGTGGTCTGCAATGGAGAACTCCAAGGAATTGTCTCCTGGGGTTATGGCTGTGCCCAGAAAGGCAAACCTGGTGTCTACACCAAGGTCTGCAACTATGTGGATTGGATTGAGGAGACCATTGCCAGCAACTAA
- the LOC118850557 gene encoding cationic trypsin-3-like isoform X2, with protein MKAIIFLALLGDAVAYPTGDDNDKIVGGYTCAAYSLPYQVSLNSGYHFCGGSLINSEWVISAAHCHNRIQVRLGKHNIEVEEGNEQFIDAAKAIRHPKYNSLTFNNDIMLIKLKTPATINSRVSAISLPESCAATGTSCLISGWGNTASSGADYSELLQCLEAPVLSDSSCHSAYPGRITSNMICVGYLEGGKDSCQGDSGSPVVCNGELQGIVSWGYGCAQKGKPGVYTKVCNYVDWIEETIASN; from the exons ATGAAGGCCATCATCTTCCTTGCCCTCCTGGGGGATGCTG TTGCTTACCCCACTGGTGATGATAATGACAAGATTGTTGGAGGCTACACGTGTGCTGCTTACTCCCTCCCCTACCAGGTGTCTCTGAACTCTGGCTACCATTTCTGTGGTGGTTCTCTCATCAATTCAGAGTGGGTGATCTCAGCTGCTCATTGCCACAA CCGAATCCAGGTGCGACTGGGAAAGCACAATATTGAAGTTGAAGAAGGCAATGAGCAGTTCATTGATGCAGCTAAAGCAATCCGCCATCCTAAATACAATTCTCTCACGTTCAACAATGACATCATGCTGATTAAACTGAAAACACCTGCCACCATCAACTCTCGAGTGTCTGCCATCTCCCTGCCCGAATCCTGTGCTGCTACTGGCACTTCATGTCTCATCTCTGGCTGGGGCAACACTGCAAGTTCTGGTG CCGACTACTCAGAGCTGCTTCAGTGTCTGGAGGCCCCCGTGCTTTCTGACAGCTCCTGCCACAGTGCCTACCCTGGACGGATCACCAGCAACATGATCTGTGTAGGCTATCTGGAGGGTGGAAAGGATTCCTGCCAG GGTGACTCTGGTAGCCCTGTGGTCTGCAATGGAGAACTCCAAGGAATTGTCTCCTGGGGTTATGGCTGTGCCCAGAAAGGCAAACCTGGTGTCTACACCAAGGTCTGCAACTATGTGGATTGGATTGAGGAGACCATTGCCAGCAACTAA